Proteins encoded within one genomic window of Paroedura picta isolate Pp20150507F chromosome 17, Ppicta_v3.0, whole genome shotgun sequence:
- the LOC143827323 gene encoding deoxyribonuclease-1-like, which produces MKSAQLLAVLFAAHLLLGPALALRISAFNIKAFGDKKMSDEAVSEIIVRIVSNYDLVLIQEVRDADLSAVKKLVGLLNRASAERYGYVASQPLGRSTYKEQYLFLYREDQVSVADSYLYDDGCEPCGNDTFSREPFVVKFVAPHTEVKELVLVPLHTPPSDAVAEIDALYDVYLDVIDKWGTHDVLFLGDFNADCAYVRPEDWPHIRLRTHSSFQWLTPDTADTTVATTTDCAYDRIVAAGPKLRGAAVPGTARVYDFQKAFGLSYKEASAVSDHFPVEVTLKSL; this is translated from the exons ATGAAGTCCGCGCAACTCTTGGCCGTGCTCTTCGCGGCTCATCTCCTGCTGGGTCCTGCCCTCGCGTTGCGCATCAGCGCATTCAACATCAAGGCCTTTGGGGACAAGAAAATGTCAGACGAGGCCGTCAGCGAGATCATTGTCCGC ATAGTGTCCAACTACGACCTTGTCCTGATCCAGGAAGTCCGAGACGCAGACCTGAGTGCGGTCAAGAAGCTGGTGGGCCTCCTCAACCG ggCGTCGGCCGAGAGGTACGGCTACGTGGCCAGCCAGCCCTTGGGGCGCAGCACCTACAAGGAGCAGTACCTCTTCCTTTACAG GGAGGACCAGGTCTCGGTGGCCGACAGCTATTTGTACGACGACGGCTGTGAGCCCTGCGGCAATGACACCTTCAGCAGGGAGCCTTTTGTGGTGAAGTTTGTGGCCCCGCACACTG AGGTGAAGGAGCTGGTGCTGGTGCCCCTCCACACGCCGCCCAGCGATGCCGTGGCAGAGATCGATGCCCTCTACGACGTCTACCTGGATGTCATCGACAAGTGGGGGACTCAC GACGTGCTcttcctgggggacttcaacgccGACTGTGCGTACGTGCGCCCCGAGGACTGGCCCCACATCCGCCTGCGGACCCACAGCTCCTTCCAGTGGCTGACCCCTGACACCGCGGACACCACTGTGGCCACGACCACGGACTGCGCCTACGACAG GATCGTGGCAGCAGGGCCAAAGCTGCGAGGAGCCGCCGTGCCTGGGACAGCACGTGTGTACGACTTCCAGAAGGCCTTTGGGCTGAGCTACAAGGAA GCCTCAGCAGTCAGTGACCATTTCCCTGTGGAGGTGACCCTGAAGTCCCTCTag
- the MGRN1 gene encoding E3 ubiquitin-protein ligase MGRN1 isoform X1, whose amino-acid sequence MGSLLSRRIAGVEDIDIQANSAYRYPPKSGNYFASHFFMGGEKFDTPHPEGYLFGENMDLNFLGNRPVQFPYVTPAPHEPVKTLRSLVNIRKDSVRLVRYKEDADSPTEESGKRGASYSLEFTFDADARVAITVYCQATEEFVSGMAVYSTKNPSLQSETVHYKRGVSQQFSLPSFKIDFSDWKEDELNFDLDRGVFPVVIQAVVDEGDVVVEVTGHAHILLAAFEKHVDGSFSVKPLKQKQIVDRVSYLLQEIYGIENKNNQETKPCEDENSDNSNECVVCLSDLRDTLILPCRHLCLCNSCADTLRYQANNCPICRLPFRALLQIRAMRKKPGALSPISFSPVLAQTLDHDEHSCSDNVPPGYEPISLLEALNGLRSASPSLPSAPLYDEITYSGVLDGLPPPGRPLVGLDRALESGHQKSKRSKSPDSTLRSPSSPIHEEDEEKLSEDSELQPPLSGTELILCEAHSPESLAAEDAEEAASLRQGSPLPSSEDILQESPGADEASALPHPESDLPADVYLPASSRAKGPATPAGQPSSAIPISAWKVGRAQLELDLRGSPGPWTPSSGAL is encoded by the exons atgGGCTCCCTGCTCAGCCGCCGCATCGCCGGCGTGGAGGACATCGACATCCAGGCCAACTCGGCCTACCGCTACCCGCCCAAGTCCG ggaactaTTTTGCCAGCCACTTTTTCATGGGAGGAGAGAAGTTTGATACTCCCCATCCGGAGGGGTACCTCTTTGGGGAGAACATGGACCTCAACTTCCTCGGCAACCGACCTGTCCAG TTCCCCTACGTGACCCCAGCGCCTCACGAGCCGGTGAAGACCCTGCGGAGCCTGGTGAACATCCGCAAAGACTCCGTCCGCCTGGTCAG GTACAAAGAGGACGCGGACAGCCCCACCGAGGAGAGCGGGAAGCGGGGGGCCTCCTACAGCCTGGAGTTCACCTTCGACGCCGACGCCCGGGTGGCCATCACCGTCTACTGCCAAGCCACGGAGGAGTTTGTGAGCGGCATGGCCGT gtacAGCACCAAGAACCCCTCCCTGCAGTCCGAGACGGTCCACTACAAGCGCGGGGTCAGCCAGCAGTTCTCGCTGCCGTCCTTCAAGATCGACTTCTCCGACTGGAAGGAGGACGAG cTGAACTTTGACCTGGACCGCGGCGTGTTCCCCGTCGTCATTCAGGCCGTGGTGGACGAAGGCGATG TGGTGGTGGAAGTGACTGGCCACGCCCACATCCTCCTGGCTGCCTTTGAAAAG cacgtCGATGGCAGTTTCTCCGTGAAGCCGCTGAAGCAGAAGCAGATA gtgGATCGGGTCAGCTACCTCCTGCAGGAGATCTACGGCATCGAGAACAAGAACAACCAGGAGACGAAG ccCTGCGAGGACGAGAACAGCGACAACAGCAACGAGTGCGTGGTGTGCCTCTCCGACCTGCGGGACACCCTCATCCTGCCCTGCCGGCACCTCTGCCTCTGCAACTCCTGCGCCGACACCCTGCGCTACCAGGCCAACAACTGCCCCATCTGCCGCCTGC CCTTCCGGGCCCTGCTGCAGATCCGAGCGATGAGGAAGAAGCCAGGCGCCCTGTCGCCCATCTCCTTCAGCCCCGTCCTGGCACAGACCCTGGACCACGACGAGCACTCG tgTTCGGACAACGTCCCTCCGGGCTACGAGCCCATCTCCCTGCTGGAGGCCCTCAACGGCCTGCGCTCCGCCTCGCCCTCCCTCCCGTCGGCACCCCTCTACGACGAGATCACCTACAGCGGGGTGCTGGACGGGCTCCCCCCGCCCGGGAGGCCCCTCGTTGGGCTGGACCGAGCCCTGGAGAGCGGCCACCAGAAGAGCAAGCGCAGCAAGTCGCCCGACAG CACCCTCCGGTCGCCCTCCTCCCCCATCCACGAAGAAGACGAGGAGAAGCTCTCGGAGGATTCGGAGCTGCAGCCGCCACTCAGCGGGACGGAGCTCATCCTGTGCGAGGCCCATTCGCCGGAG AGCCTGGCTGCAGAAGACGCGGAGGAGGCTGCCTCACTCCGGCAAG GCAGCCCACTTCCCTCCAGCGAGGACATCCTCCAAGAGAGCCCCGGGGCCGACGAGGCCAGCGCCCTTCCCCACCCGGAGAGCGACTTGCCGGCTGATGTCTACCTGCCAG CATCCTCCAGAGCCAAGGGACCAGCGACGCCGGCCGGCCAACCCTCTTCAGCCATCCCCATCTCTGCgtggaaagtgggcagggcccaGCTTGAGTTGGACCTCCGGGGCAGCCCTGGGCCGTGGACTCCTTCCTCCGGGGCGCTCTGA
- the LOC143827511 gene encoding forkhead box protein J1.2-like — MAGRGFPGVRRLASSAWEDRQGGGGPDDSLTSLQWLQDFSFLPTDPEAPAASSQLGPSRDPRGSYGPASPPAGDTAAEGMPPSVGKPASSGSSSEQPPASSASQSDGQAKPPYSYATLICMAMRASQEAKLSLSAIYAWIRENFRYYRHAEPSWQNSIRHNLSLNKCFQKVPRGKGEPGKGGFWQIDPRYTDALLNGVFPRKRMPALPSPSVDARPGPCRRERGDGGGRAGVKGKQPRTETLSCAPGEPLGAADSEDLELRAALGALVPAEDLPPLSHQLPLGSLGPRGPPRPATPPADDDALVLRPEPLAEPWEEGGAEPMLGSGWGLEEDDACCFGESFLAEMQPWEG; from the exons ATGGCCGGTCGCGGTTTTCCTGGGGTCCGGCGGCTGGCCTCGAGCGCTTGGGAGGACCgccaggggggcggggggccggacgacagcctcaccagcctccaGTGGCTCCAggatttctccttcctccccactgaCCCCGAGGCCCCGGctgcctccagccagctgggCCCCTCCAGGGACCCGCGGGGCTCCTACGGCCCGGCCAGCCCCCCAGCCGGGGACACCGCAGCTGAGGGGATGCCCCCGAGCGTGGGCAAGCCCGCCTCCTCCGGCAGCAGCTCTGAACAGCCCCCGGCATCGTCGGCCTCCCAGAGCGATGGGCAGGCGAAGCCCCCCTACTCCTATGCCACCCTCATCTGCATGGCCATGCGGGCCAGCCAGGAGGCGAAGCTCAGCCTGTCCGCCATCTACGCCTGGATCAGGGAGAACTTCCGCTACTACCGCCACGCCGAGCCCAGCTGGCAG AACTCCATCCGGCACAACCTCTCCCTGAACAAGTGTTTCCAGAAGGTGCCGCGGGGAAAGGGCGAGCCTGGCAAGGGGGGCTTCTGGCAGATCGACCCCCGGTACACAGACGCGCTGCTCAATGGGGTGTTCCCACGGAAACGGATGCCGGCGCTCCCGTCCCCGTCTGTGGACGCCAGGCCCGGACCCTGCCGGAGGGAGAGAGGAGacggaggcgggcgggcgggcgtgaAAGGCAAGCAGCCGCGCACGGAGACCCTCAGCTGTGCTCCAGGGGAGCCCTTGGGTGCTGCAGACAGCGAGGACCTGGAGCTCAGGGCGGCCCTGGGCGCTCTGGTCCCGGCAGAGGACTTGCCTCCGCTCTCCCACCAGCTGCCCCTTGGCTCTCTGGGCCCCCGAGGCCCTCCTCGGCCCGCAACGCCCCCCGCGGACGACGACGCCCTGGTGCTGCGGCCGGAGCCTCTGGCCGaaccctgggaggaggggggagcagagccCATGCTGGGATCCGGCTGGGGCCTGGAGGAAGACGACGCCTGCTGCTTTGGGGAGAGCTTCCTGGCCGAGATGCAGCCCTGGGAGGGCTGA
- the NAA60 gene encoding N-alpha-acetyltransferase 60 isoform X1, with translation MTEEVSPAALSEISLRLLCHDDIDTVKQLCGDWFPIEYPDSWYRDITSNKKFFSLAATYRGLIVGMIVAEIKSRTKVHKEDGDILASSFPVDTQVAYILSLGVVKEFRKHGIGSLLLESLKDHISTTAQDHCKAVYLHVLTTNTTAITFYENRDFKQHHYLPYYYSIRGVLKDGFTYVLYINGGHPPWTILDYLQHLGSALAHLSPCTLPQRIYRQAQSLLCSLLPWSSISAKSGIEYSRAM, from the exons ATGACAGAGGAGGTGTCCCCGGCCGCCCTGAGTGAGATCAGCCTTCGCCTCCTGTGCCATGATGACATAGACACGGTCAAGCAGCTCTGCGGAGACTGGTTCCCCATAGA GTACCCCGACTCCTGGTACCGGGACATCACTTCCAACAAGAAGTTTTTTTCCTTGGCGGCCACCTACCGAGGCCTCATTGTAGGAATGATAGTGGCCGAGATCAAGAGTCGAACCAAAGTGCACAAAGAG gatggCGACATTTTAGCTTCCAGCTTCCCTGTGGATACTCAAGTCGCCTACATTTTGAGCCTGGGCGTGGTCAAAGAATTCAGGAAGCATGGCAttg GCTCGCTGTTGCTGGAGAGCTTGAAAGACCACATCTCCACCACGGCCCAAGACCACTGCAAGGCCGTCTACCTGCACGTCCTCACCACCAACACCACCGCCATCACCTTCTACGAGAACAGGGACTTCAAGCAGCACCACTACCTGCCCTATTACTACTCCATCAGGGGGGTCCTGAAAGATGGCTTCACGTACGTCCTCTACATCAACGGCGGCCACCCGCCCTGGACCATCTT GGATTACCTCCAGCACCTCGGGTCGGCCCTGGCCCATCTGAGCCCCtgcaccctcccccagcggatCTACCGCCAAGCACAGAGCCTCCTCTGCAGCCTGCTGCCCTGGTCGAGCATCTCCGCCAAGAGCGGCATCGAATACAGCCGGGCCATGTGA
- the MGRN1 gene encoding E3 ubiquitin-protein ligase MGRN1 isoform X2, with amino-acid sequence MGSLLSRRIAGVEDIDIQANSAYRYPPKSGNYFASHFFMGGEKFDTPHPEGYLFGENMDLNFLGNRPVQFPYVTPAPHEPVKTLRSLVNIRKDSVRLVRYKEDADSPTEESGKRGASYSLEFTFDADARVAITVYCQATEEFVSGMAVYSTKNPSLQSETVHYKRGVSQQFSLPSFKIDFSDWKEDELNFDLDRGVFPVVIQAVVDEGDVVVEVTGHAHILLAAFEKHVDGSFSVKPLKQKQIVDRVSYLLQEIYGIENKNNQETKPCEDENSDNSNECVVCLSDLRDTLILPCRHLCLCNSCADTLRYQANNCPICRLPFRALLQIRAMRKKPGALSPISFSPVLAQTLDHDEHSCSDNVPPGYEPISLLEALNGLRSASPSLPSAPLYDEITYSGVLDGLPPPGRPLVGLDRALESGHQKSKRSKSPDSTLRSPSSPIHEEDEEKLSEDSELQPPLSGTELILCEAHSPESLAAEDAEEAASLRQGSPLPSSEDILQESPGADEASALPHPESDLPADVYLPGSSDFASILQSQGTSDAGRPTLFSHPHLCVESGQGPA; translated from the exons atgGGCTCCCTGCTCAGCCGCCGCATCGCCGGCGTGGAGGACATCGACATCCAGGCCAACTCGGCCTACCGCTACCCGCCCAAGTCCG ggaactaTTTTGCCAGCCACTTTTTCATGGGAGGAGAGAAGTTTGATACTCCCCATCCGGAGGGGTACCTCTTTGGGGAGAACATGGACCTCAACTTCCTCGGCAACCGACCTGTCCAG TTCCCCTACGTGACCCCAGCGCCTCACGAGCCGGTGAAGACCCTGCGGAGCCTGGTGAACATCCGCAAAGACTCCGTCCGCCTGGTCAG GTACAAAGAGGACGCGGACAGCCCCACCGAGGAGAGCGGGAAGCGGGGGGCCTCCTACAGCCTGGAGTTCACCTTCGACGCCGACGCCCGGGTGGCCATCACCGTCTACTGCCAAGCCACGGAGGAGTTTGTGAGCGGCATGGCCGT gtacAGCACCAAGAACCCCTCCCTGCAGTCCGAGACGGTCCACTACAAGCGCGGGGTCAGCCAGCAGTTCTCGCTGCCGTCCTTCAAGATCGACTTCTCCGACTGGAAGGAGGACGAG cTGAACTTTGACCTGGACCGCGGCGTGTTCCCCGTCGTCATTCAGGCCGTGGTGGACGAAGGCGATG TGGTGGTGGAAGTGACTGGCCACGCCCACATCCTCCTGGCTGCCTTTGAAAAG cacgtCGATGGCAGTTTCTCCGTGAAGCCGCTGAAGCAGAAGCAGATA gtgGATCGGGTCAGCTACCTCCTGCAGGAGATCTACGGCATCGAGAACAAGAACAACCAGGAGACGAAG ccCTGCGAGGACGAGAACAGCGACAACAGCAACGAGTGCGTGGTGTGCCTCTCCGACCTGCGGGACACCCTCATCCTGCCCTGCCGGCACCTCTGCCTCTGCAACTCCTGCGCCGACACCCTGCGCTACCAGGCCAACAACTGCCCCATCTGCCGCCTGC CCTTCCGGGCCCTGCTGCAGATCCGAGCGATGAGGAAGAAGCCAGGCGCCCTGTCGCCCATCTCCTTCAGCCCCGTCCTGGCACAGACCCTGGACCACGACGAGCACTCG tgTTCGGACAACGTCCCTCCGGGCTACGAGCCCATCTCCCTGCTGGAGGCCCTCAACGGCCTGCGCTCCGCCTCGCCCTCCCTCCCGTCGGCACCCCTCTACGACGAGATCACCTACAGCGGGGTGCTGGACGGGCTCCCCCCGCCCGGGAGGCCCCTCGTTGGGCTGGACCGAGCCCTGGAGAGCGGCCACCAGAAGAGCAAGCGCAGCAAGTCGCCCGACAG CACCCTCCGGTCGCCCTCCTCCCCCATCCACGAAGAAGACGAGGAGAAGCTCTCGGAGGATTCGGAGCTGCAGCCGCCACTCAGCGGGACGGAGCTCATCCTGTGCGAGGCCCATTCGCCGGAG AGCCTGGCTGCAGAAGACGCGGAGGAGGCTGCCTCACTCCGGCAAG GCAGCCCACTTCCCTCCAGCGAGGACATCCTCCAAGAGAGCCCCGGGGCCGACGAGGCCAGCGCCCTTCCCCACCCGGAGAGCGACTTGCCGGCTGATGTCTACCTGCCAG ggtcctcTGACTTTGCCAGCATCCTCCAGAGCCAAGGGACCAGCGACGCCGGCCGGCCAACCCTCTTCAGCCATCCCCATCTCTGCgtggaaagtgggcagggcccaGCTTGA
- the MGRN1 gene encoding E3 ubiquitin-protein ligase MGRN1 isoform X3 — MGSLLSRRIAGVEDIDIQANSAYRYPPKSGNYFASHFFMGGEKFDTPHPEGYLFGENMDLNFLGNRPVQFPYVTPAPHEPVKTLRSLVNIRKDSVRLVRYKEDADSPTEESGKRGASYSLEFTFDADARVAITVYCQATEEFVSGMAVYSTKNPSLQSETVHYKRGVSQQFSLPSFKIDFSDWKEDELNFDLDRGVFPVVIQAVVDEGDVVVEVTGHAHILLAAFEKHVDGSFSVKPLKQKQIVDRVSYLLQEIYGIENKNNQETKPCEDENSDNSNECVVCLSDLRDTLILPCRHLCLCNSCADTLRYQANNCPICRLPFRALLQIRAMRKKPGALSPISFSPVLAQTLDHDEHSCSDNVPPGYEPISLLEALNGLRSASPSLPSAPLYDEITYSGVLDGLPPPGRPLVGLDRALESGHQKSKRSKSPDSTLRSPSSPIHEEDEEKLSEDSELQPPLSGTELILCEAHSPESLAAEDAEEAASLRQGSPLPSSEDILQESPGADEASALPHPESDLPADVYLPALGPDSCSVGIEE; from the exons atgGGCTCCCTGCTCAGCCGCCGCATCGCCGGCGTGGAGGACATCGACATCCAGGCCAACTCGGCCTACCGCTACCCGCCCAAGTCCG ggaactaTTTTGCCAGCCACTTTTTCATGGGAGGAGAGAAGTTTGATACTCCCCATCCGGAGGGGTACCTCTTTGGGGAGAACATGGACCTCAACTTCCTCGGCAACCGACCTGTCCAG TTCCCCTACGTGACCCCAGCGCCTCACGAGCCGGTGAAGACCCTGCGGAGCCTGGTGAACATCCGCAAAGACTCCGTCCGCCTGGTCAG GTACAAAGAGGACGCGGACAGCCCCACCGAGGAGAGCGGGAAGCGGGGGGCCTCCTACAGCCTGGAGTTCACCTTCGACGCCGACGCCCGGGTGGCCATCACCGTCTACTGCCAAGCCACGGAGGAGTTTGTGAGCGGCATGGCCGT gtacAGCACCAAGAACCCCTCCCTGCAGTCCGAGACGGTCCACTACAAGCGCGGGGTCAGCCAGCAGTTCTCGCTGCCGTCCTTCAAGATCGACTTCTCCGACTGGAAGGAGGACGAG cTGAACTTTGACCTGGACCGCGGCGTGTTCCCCGTCGTCATTCAGGCCGTGGTGGACGAAGGCGATG TGGTGGTGGAAGTGACTGGCCACGCCCACATCCTCCTGGCTGCCTTTGAAAAG cacgtCGATGGCAGTTTCTCCGTGAAGCCGCTGAAGCAGAAGCAGATA gtgGATCGGGTCAGCTACCTCCTGCAGGAGATCTACGGCATCGAGAACAAGAACAACCAGGAGACGAAG ccCTGCGAGGACGAGAACAGCGACAACAGCAACGAGTGCGTGGTGTGCCTCTCCGACCTGCGGGACACCCTCATCCTGCCCTGCCGGCACCTCTGCCTCTGCAACTCCTGCGCCGACACCCTGCGCTACCAGGCCAACAACTGCCCCATCTGCCGCCTGC CCTTCCGGGCCCTGCTGCAGATCCGAGCGATGAGGAAGAAGCCAGGCGCCCTGTCGCCCATCTCCTTCAGCCCCGTCCTGGCACAGACCCTGGACCACGACGAGCACTCG tgTTCGGACAACGTCCCTCCGGGCTACGAGCCCATCTCCCTGCTGGAGGCCCTCAACGGCCTGCGCTCCGCCTCGCCCTCCCTCCCGTCGGCACCCCTCTACGACGAGATCACCTACAGCGGGGTGCTGGACGGGCTCCCCCCGCCCGGGAGGCCCCTCGTTGGGCTGGACCGAGCCCTGGAGAGCGGCCACCAGAAGAGCAAGCGCAGCAAGTCGCCCGACAG CACCCTCCGGTCGCCCTCCTCCCCCATCCACGAAGAAGACGAGGAGAAGCTCTCGGAGGATTCGGAGCTGCAGCCGCCACTCAGCGGGACGGAGCTCATCCTGTGCGAGGCCCATTCGCCGGAG AGCCTGGCTGCAGAAGACGCGGAGGAGGCTGCCTCACTCCGGCAAG GCAGCCCACTTCCCTCCAGCGAGGACATCCTCCAAGAGAGCCCCGGGGCCGACGAGGCCAGCGCCCTTCCCCACCCGGAGAGCGACTTGCCGGCTGATGTCTACCTGCCAG CACTGGGCCCCGATTCCTGCTCTGTTGGGATCGAGGAGTAA
- the NAA60 gene encoding N-alpha-acetyltransferase 60 isoform X2 produces MAAAAARSDVRASSAGRPMGLRLAAGWAVATAGERVRRGASSRSGLRSARPPREPDPAAASRWGSRRPPQDGDILASSFPVDTQVAYILSLGVVKEFRKHGIGSLLLESLKDHISTTAQDHCKAVYLHVLTTNTTAITFYENRDFKQHHYLPYYYSIRGVLKDGFTYVLYINGGHPPWTILDYLQHLGSALAHLSPCTLPQRIYRQAQSLLCSLLPWSSISAKSGIEYSRAM; encoded by the exons ATGGCGGCCGCGGCTGCCCGGAGTGACGTCAGGGCGTCTTCCGCGGGCCGGCCAATGGGGCTCCGCCTTGCTGCGGGGTGGGCCGTCGCCACCGCCGGTGAGAGGGTTCGTCGCGGGGCCTCGTCGCGCAGCGGCCTCCGATCCGCCCGTCCCCCGAGGGAGCCCGACCCCGCCGCCGCCTCGCGCTGGGGCAGCCGCCGCCCCCCGCAG gatggCGACATTTTAGCTTCCAGCTTCCCTGTGGATACTCAAGTCGCCTACATTTTGAGCCTGGGCGTGGTCAAAGAATTCAGGAAGCATGGCAttg GCTCGCTGTTGCTGGAGAGCTTGAAAGACCACATCTCCACCACGGCCCAAGACCACTGCAAGGCCGTCTACCTGCACGTCCTCACCACCAACACCACCGCCATCACCTTCTACGAGAACAGGGACTTCAAGCAGCACCACTACCTGCCCTATTACTACTCCATCAGGGGGGTCCTGAAAGATGGCTTCACGTACGTCCTCTACATCAACGGCGGCCACCCGCCCTGGACCATCTT GGATTACCTCCAGCACCTCGGGTCGGCCCTGGCCCATCTGAGCCCCtgcaccctcccccagcggatCTACCGCCAAGCACAGAGCCTCCTCTGCAGCCTGCTGCCCTGGTCGAGCATCTCCGCCAAGAGCGGCATCGAATACAGCCGGGCCATGTGA
- the INTS15 gene encoding integrator complex subunit 15 → MSDIRLSLLRRDALSAAKEVLYHLDIFFSSQLQSLPLPLVDKAPVELLEEFVFQAPKERGAPAKRLNSLQELQLLEIMCNYFQEQNKDSVRQMMFSSLFSPQGNKADDGRMALLGKLVSVAVAVGRVPVLECAASWLQRTPTVYCVRLAQALVDDYCSLVPGSVQTLRQIFSASPRFCCQFITSVTVLYDMSSDDLIPPPALLEMVVSWIFEDPRLILITFLNTPIAASLPIGFLELTPLSGLICWCVKAPLAYRRKKPTLANGHPEGKPAPAPGECQALFSKLHLSVLQVLMLLQGHLTEKNLYGRLGLVPFDHAVALVEDIGRLSDELNPLNASQEVELSLDRLAQALQVAMVAGALLCTREDLRTVCSRLPHNNLLQLVISGPVQQPSHAALPPGFYPPIHTPPLGYPAHAAHAALPAHPALPAHPVQSFIPGMTFPYRPIR, encoded by the exons ATGAGCGACATCCGGCTCTCGCTGCTGCGGCGCGACGCCCTCAGCGCGGCCAAGGAGGTGCTCTACCACCTGGACATCTTCTTCAGCAGCCAGCTGCAgagcctgcccctgcccctcgtCGACAAGGCGCCCGTCGAGCTGCTCGAGGAGTTCGTCTTCCAGGCCCCCAAGGAGCGCGGCGCCCCCGCCAAG AGGCTGAACTCCCTCCAGgagctgcagctgctggagaTCATGTGCAACTACTTCCAGGAGCAGAACAAGGACTCCGTGCGCCAGATGATGTTCTCCAGCCTCTTCAGCCCGCAAGGGAACAAGGCCGACGACGGCCGCATGGCTCTGCTGGGCAAGCTGGTCTCCGTGGCCGTGGCCGTGGGCCGAGTGCCGGTCCTGGAATGCGCCGCCTCCTGGCTGCAG CGCACCCCGACGGTCTATTGTGTGAGGCTGGCCCAGGCCTTGGTCGATGACTACTGCAGTTTGGTGCCCGGCTCCGTCCAGACGCTGAGGCAGATCTTCAGTGCCAGCCCTCGCTTCTGCTGCCAGTTCATCACCTCGGTCACCGTGCTGTACGACATGTCCTCAG acgACCTCATTCCCCCACCGGCCCTGCTGGAGATGGTGGTCTCGTGGATCTTTGAAGACCCCCGCCTGATCCTGATCACCTTCTTGAACACGCCCATCGCGGCCAGCCTGCCCATCGGCTTCCTGGAGCTGACCCCGCTCAGCGGCCTGATCTGCTGGTGCGTGAAGGCCCCACTGGCCTACCGGCGGAAGAAGCCCACCCTGGCAAACGGCCACCCCGAGGGCAAGCCGGCCCCGGCCCCGGGCGAATGCCAggccctcttctccaagctgcaccTGAGCGTCCTGCAGGTCCTCATGCTGCTGCAGGGGCACCTGACGGAGAAGAACCTCTACGGCCGCCTGGGCCTGGTGCCCTTCGACCACGCAGTGGCCCTCGTGGAGGACATCGGCCGCCTCTCGGACGAACTCAACCCGCTGAACGCCTCCCAGGAGGTGGAGCTCTCCCTCGACCGGCTGGCCCAAGCCCTGCAGGTGGCCATGGTGGCCGGAGCACTGCTCTGCACGAGAG AGGACCTCAGGACCGTCTGTTCCAGGCTACCCCACAACAA CCTGCTCCAGCTGGTGATCTCGGGCCCAGTCCAGCAGCCGTCCCACGCCGCTCTGCCCCCCGGCTTCTACCCCCCCATCCACACGCCCCCTCTGGGGTATCCGGCTCACGCTGCGCACGCCGCCCTCCCGGCCCACCCGGCTCTTCCGGCCCACCCTGTGCAGAGTTTCATCCCGGGCATGACCTTTCCCTACCGGCCCATCCGCTAG